In the Aneurinibacillus soli genome, one interval contains:
- a CDS encoding MBL fold metallo-hydrolase, with product MTRKRYGNLDGIQNKHGFAEVRRWRRERKQKKKDLSYVVPQAANKQIAWLSANRSASSITWIGHATFLIQINGCNILTDPVWAKRMGLEKRLSEPGLRLDQLPPIDVVLISHGHYDHLDIGTLKRLPGSPVYLVPEGLGRLLTRRGFTHVHEFVWWEKMSDKGCTFTFVPAQHWVRRGLWDMNTSHWGGWVVQAENAPSVYFVGDTGYFRGFTEIGKRFAIDTVLMPIGAYEPEWFMQTAHINPEDAVKAFCELHAQTCIPMHYGAFRLADDTAAEALNRFTTAWNEQNLSTDRLRVLQLGETWQPSM from the coding sequence ATGACACGCAAACGTTATGGAAATCTGGATGGAATTCAAAACAAACATGGATTTGCAGAGGTGAGACGCTGGCGGCGTGAACGAAAGCAAAAGAAAAAAGATCTGTCTTATGTTGTGCCACAGGCAGCGAACAAGCAAATAGCATGGCTGTCTGCTAATCGAAGCGCGTCGTCAATTACATGGATCGGACATGCGACATTTCTTATTCAAATAAACGGGTGTAACATTTTGACTGATCCAGTATGGGCGAAGCGGATGGGATTGGAAAAACGGCTGTCAGAGCCAGGGCTCCGTCTGGATCAGCTTCCCCCGATTGATGTCGTACTGATCTCACATGGGCATTATGATCACCTTGATATCGGTACACTCAAGCGCTTGCCTGGTTCTCCGGTGTATCTCGTGCCGGAAGGTCTTGGCCGCTTGCTTACACGCCGTGGTTTTACTCATGTACATGAATTTGTCTGGTGGGAGAAAATGTCGGATAAAGGGTGTACATTCACCTTCGTTCCAGCTCAACACTGGGTACGGCGAGGATTGTGGGATATGAATACGTCACATTGGGGTGGCTGGGTCGTACAAGCGGAAAATGCCCCTTCTGTATACTTTGTTGGAGATACGGGCTATTTTCGCGGGTTTACGGAGATTGGAAAACGATTTGCCATTGATACGGTATTAATGCCGATTGGCGCATACGAGCCGGAGTGGTTTATGCAGACAGCTCATATTAATCCCGAAGATGCAGTGAAAGCGTTTTGTGAGCTACATGCTCAGACCTGCATTCCGATGCACTATGGGGCATTTCGGCTTGCGGATGATACAGCAGCGGAAGCCCTGAACCGATTTACGACTGCTTGGAATGAACAAAATCTATCTACTGATCGCTTGCGTGTGTTGCAACTTGGAGAGACATGGCAACCGAGTATGTGA
- a CDS encoding ArsR/SmtB family transcription factor: MMENFQRFEAKAKLLKALSHPVRLCIARGLLENGACNVTKIHCGLNMPQSTISQHLLKLKEAGIIHGERKGVEIFYSISSDAMRELIRALKLE, encoded by the coding sequence ATTATGGAGAATTTTCAGCGGTTCGAAGCAAAAGCCAAATTACTAAAAGCGCTGTCCCATCCGGTTCGTCTCTGCATTGCCCGTGGACTGTTAGAGAATGGCGCTTGCAACGTCACTAAAATTCATTGTGGTCTTAATATGCCACAGTCAACCATTTCTCAACATTTGCTCAAGTTAAAGGAGGCAGGCATTATTCACGGAGAACGCAAAGGCGTTGAGATTTTTTACTCGATTTCCAGTGATGCGATGCGAGAATTGATTCGTGCGTTAAAGCTAGAGTAA
- a CDS encoding CoA-disulfide reductase yields MKPKKIVIVGGVAGGATAAARLRRLDETAEIVLFERGEHISFANCGLPYYIGETITSRKALLVQTVDGMSKKFNMDIRNRSEVVRINRDAKTVTVHNLGTRETYDESYDVLILSPGAKPIMPAIPGIDEAEQLFTLRNIPDTDRIKEYVDTHKPARAVIVGGGFIGLEMAENLHDRGVAVTLVQRGNQVMTSIDYELAAMLHTHMREKGVDLILEDEVETFEDRGRTVNLKSGRRIVTDMILLAIGVEPENQLAKDAGLALGVRNATKVNATLQTTDPSIYAIGDAIEVTDFVSGKPTMIPLAWPANRQGRLVADHINGLDVAYRGTMGTSIAKVFDLTVASTGMNEKALQRLSIPYEAVHIHPNSHAGYYPGASPISLKLLFNREDGTIYGAQAVGRDGVDKRIDVIAVAIKAGMTVRDLPDLELSYAPPYSSAKDPVNMAGYVALNIMDGLSDIVQWHQIDDIVADGGLLIDVREPIEREMGFIPGSINIPLGDIRERMDEIPKEKPVYVSCQVGLRGYLAARILRQYGYQVYNVDGGYKTYSNAFQPQKHQPVATNDSGVAEIKGETQAVKTDAQPIEASVTLSVNACGLQCPGPIMQVYENMQNLNDGDILEVKATDPGFARDIAAWCKNTGNTLVSSEFDQNTCIVKIRKGCDASQAVCNLSAGTQKNATLVVFSGDLDKAMASFIIASGAAAMGKKVTMFFTFWGLNILRRPDAPKVEKDSMEKMFGMMMPKGAGALPLSKMNMGGMGTVMMKKVMSKKNVDDLDTLIANAKRAGVKMIACTMSMDVMGIKAEEFIDGVELGGVATYLGETEGSGLNLFI; encoded by the coding sequence ATGAAACCGAAAAAAATCGTCATTGTAGGTGGGGTCGCAGGGGGAGCTACCGCAGCAGCTCGTCTGCGTCGTCTAGATGAAACCGCGGAGATTGTGTTATTTGAGCGGGGGGAACACATTTCGTTTGCGAACTGTGGGTTGCCGTACTATATCGGCGAGACCATCACAAGCCGCAAAGCACTGCTTGTTCAGACCGTAGACGGAATGTCGAAGAAATTCAACATGGACATTCGCAATCGAAGCGAGGTCGTTCGCATTAACCGGGACGCGAAAACCGTAACGGTTCATAATCTCGGGACAAGGGAAACGTATGACGAAAGCTATGATGTGCTCATTCTCTCACCAGGCGCTAAGCCAATTATGCCTGCAATCCCGGGCATAGACGAGGCGGAGCAGTTGTTCACCCTCCGCAATATTCCTGATACAGATCGAATTAAAGAGTATGTCGATACACATAAACCTGCTCGTGCCGTGATTGTCGGCGGCGGCTTCATCGGGCTGGAGATGGCTGAGAACTTACATGATCGTGGGGTAGCGGTTACGCTCGTGCAGCGCGGCAATCAAGTGATGACTTCCATTGATTATGAACTGGCCGCTATGCTGCATACTCATATGCGAGAGAAGGGTGTCGACCTCATTTTAGAAGATGAAGTAGAAACATTCGAAGATCGCGGGCGTACCGTGAATTTAAAAAGCGGACGCCGTATCGTAACCGATATGATCTTGCTTGCAATTGGCGTCGAGCCAGAGAACCAGCTTGCTAAAGACGCCGGGCTTGCACTCGGTGTGCGTAACGCGACTAAAGTGAACGCCACCTTGCAGACGACAGACCCAAGCATTTATGCGATTGGAGACGCCATTGAAGTGACCGACTTCGTAAGCGGCAAACCGACAATGATTCCACTCGCATGGCCAGCTAATCGTCAGGGACGTCTGGTGGCGGATCATATTAACGGATTGGACGTAGCGTATCGCGGAACAATGGGAACGTCGATTGCGAAAGTATTCGATCTCACCGTTGCTTCAACTGGAATGAACGAAAAAGCTTTGCAGCGATTAAGTATTCCATACGAAGCTGTCCACATTCACCCAAATTCACATGCCGGATACTATCCAGGTGCGTCTCCAATCTCCTTGAAGCTTCTGTTCAATCGAGAAGATGGCACCATCTACGGAGCACAAGCTGTAGGACGGGATGGTGTCGATAAACGAATTGACGTAATCGCAGTGGCGATTAAAGCAGGCATGACCGTACGCGATCTGCCAGACCTTGAGCTTTCATATGCACCGCCGTATTCCTCTGCCAAAGATCCAGTCAATATGGCAGGCTATGTTGCCTTAAATATTATGGACGGTTTAAGTGACATTGTGCAGTGGCATCAAATCGATGACATTGTAGCGGACGGCGGTCTGTTAATCGATGTACGAGAGCCAATCGAACGAGAGATGGGCTTTATCCCAGGCTCCATTAACATCCCACTCGGTGACATTCGAGAGCGGATGGACGAAATTCCAAAAGAAAAGCCTGTCTACGTATCCTGCCAGGTCGGCTTGCGCGGCTATCTCGCAGCCCGCATCCTTCGTCAGTACGGCTATCAAGTATATAACGTAGATGGTGGTTACAAAACATACAGCAACGCATTCCAGCCACAAAAGCATCAGCCCGTGGCCACAAATGATAGCGGAGTAGCTGAAATAAAAGGAGAGACACAAGCAGTGAAGACAGATGCCCAACCGATCGAAGCGTCCGTAACACTTTCCGTGAACGCATGCGGCTTGCAATGCCCGGGGCCGATCATGCAAGTATATGAAAACATGCAAAATCTCAACGACGGCGACATCCTCGAAGTAAAAGCGACCGATCCAGGTTTTGCCCGCGACATTGCGGCATGGTGCAAAAATACCGGCAATACGCTCGTATCGTCTGAATTCGACCAAAACACCTGCATCGTCAAGATTCGCAAAGGATGCGACGCCTCGCAAGCTGTATGTAACTTATCCGCAGGTACACAGAAAAATGCAACACTCGTTGTATTCAGTGGTGATCTAGATAAAGCAATGGCTTCATTCATTATCGCATCTGGTGCCGCAGCGATGGGTAAGAAAGTGACCATGTTTTTCACCTTCTGGGGGCTGAATATACTGCGTCGTCCTGATGCTCCAAAGGTTGAAAAAGATTCGATGGAGAAAATGTTCGGTATGATGATGCCAAAAGGGGCAGGTGCACTTCCGCTATCTAAAATGAACATGGGCGGGATGGGAACCGTTATGATGAAGAAAGTAATGAGCAAGAAAAACGTTGACGATCTCGATACGCTGATTGCTAACGCGAAACGGGCGGGTGTAAAAATGATCGCCTGCACGATGAGTATGGATGTAATGGGCATCAAAGCCGAGGAATTCATTGACGGGGTCGAACTAGGCGGCGTTGCGACCTATCTTGGTGAAACAGAAGGCTCTGGCCTGAATTTATTTATCTAA
- a CDS encoding NAD(P)/FAD-dependent oxidoreductase: MKQIVVVGAGYAGISFLHTVLPHIPEDVQITVLDRLPCHTIKPEYYALASGSLNERKVKAPFPVHERVTYIQDEIQELRIFNHEVVCANQTVKFDQLIFALGCVDNHFNVPWADEYTESIQTFGKAMKTRQKIDALHEEGHVVIIGGGLSGVEFASDLREQHPKLQITMLERSGQVLPTLPERVRNYVRQYLDDHHVDVMTDISVVMIDDKQVYYGTERKALPYDVCVWTAGIMPHPLSNSLLAYSNADRMNRVTVKENYELPYYHNIFVIGDCAASEFAPSAQLAHIQGLQLGEYFLTRWYETEYKPAPIKLKGVLGYLGKKTGFGLVNDNVLLGKVPNVIKSGVLWMHKHHMG; the protein is encoded by the coding sequence ATGAAACAGATCGTCGTAGTAGGAGCCGGTTATGCCGGTATTTCATTTTTGCACACAGTGCTGCCACATATTCCAGAAGACGTTCAGATTACGGTACTAGATCGACTGCCCTGTCATACCATTAAACCGGAATACTATGCACTGGCCAGTGGTTCATTAAACGAAAGAAAAGTAAAGGCTCCGTTTCCCGTACATGAGCGGGTGACCTATATACAGGATGAAATTCAGGAACTGCGAATTTTCAACCATGAAGTAGTCTGTGCGAATCAGACCGTCAAGTTTGACCAGCTTATCTTTGCGCTTGGCTGCGTCGATAATCATTTCAATGTGCCGTGGGCAGATGAGTATACGGAAAGCATTCAAACGTTTGGCAAAGCGATGAAAACACGCCAGAAAATTGATGCGCTCCACGAGGAAGGCCATGTCGTCATTATCGGTGGCGGTCTATCTGGCGTCGAATTCGCAAGCGATCTGCGTGAACAGCACCCGAAGCTACAGATTACGATGCTCGAACGCTCTGGACAGGTGCTTCCGACGTTACCAGAACGCGTTCGCAACTATGTGCGCCAGTACCTAGATGATCATCATGTTGATGTGATGACCGATATTAGCGTCGTGATGATTGATGATAAACAGGTGTATTATGGAACGGAGCGAAAAGCGCTACCATATGATGTATGTGTGTGGACTGCCGGGATCATGCCGCATCCGCTGTCAAATTCGCTTCTGGCGTACAGTAACGCCGATCGGATGAATCGAGTTACTGTCAAAGAAAACTACGAGTTGCCGTATTACCATAACATTTTTGTGATCGGGGATTGTGCTGCTTCAGAATTTGCACCAAGCGCCCAGCTCGCACACATTCAAGGACTTCAATTAGGGGAATATTTCCTTACTAGATGGTACGAAACAGAGTATAAGCCAGCACCAATCAAGCTGAAAGGTGTTCTGGGGTATTTAGGTAAGAAAACCGGCTTTGGCCTGGTAAATGATAATGTGCTGCTTGGTAAGGTACCGAATGTAATTAAGTCCGGTGTGCTATGGATGCATAAACATCATATGGGATAA
- a CDS encoding site-specific integrase has translation MFYLEVEKNYSPNTLRSYTFDLHCFCSFLHKQQRSVELKSLDITTARRFIQDQVLSYGIKPRILQRRISCLKSFSHYCVREKWINIDFMSGVDSPKSDKQQTGRTANAV, from the coding sequence TTGTTTTATTTAGAAGTTGAAAAAAATTATTCGCCGAATACGCTGCGCAGCTATACGTTTGATCTACACTGTTTTTGTTCTTTTTTACATAAGCAGCAGCGTTCCGTCGAGTTGAAATCCCTTGACATTACGACAGCCCGTCGTTTTATCCAGGATCAAGTGCTCTCATATGGAATCAAACCCCGTATACTCCAGCGGCGTATTTCCTGTCTCAAATCGTTCAGCCACTACTGCGTACGGGAAAAATGGATCAATATTGACTTTATGAGCGGAGTTGATTCACCTAAATCAGATAAACAACAAACTGGAAGAACTGCGAATGCTGTTTAA
- a CDS encoding YaiI/YqxD family protein — protein sequence MKIYVDADACPVKDIIISEGTNAEIPVILVTSFSHYSNAEQPSGVEIIYVDSGADAADYRIMKLAEKGDIIVTQDYGLASLGLAKGCTVLHHNGYSYTNENIDQLLQTRYLSAMARKSGKRTKGPKPFTAEDKERFRGLFKRAISR from the coding sequence ATGAAAATTTATGTTGATGCAGATGCTTGTCCGGTAAAAGATATTATTATCTCTGAAGGTACGAATGCTGAAATTCCTGTTATCCTTGTTACTAGCTTTTCTCATTATTCTAATGCGGAACAACCATCAGGAGTGGAAATCATTTATGTTGATTCTGGAGCAGATGCTGCGGATTATCGGATTATGAAGTTAGCAGAAAAAGGAGATATAATCGTTACGCAAGATTATGGTCTTGCTTCGCTAGGTTTAGCAAAAGGGTGTACGGTTCTTCACCATAATGGGTATAGCTATACAAATGAAAACATTGACCAATTATTACAAACACGTTATTTGAGTGCAATGGCTCGAAAAAGCGGAAAGCGTACAAAGGGGCCAAAGCCATTTACAGCAGAAGATAAGGAGAGATTTAGGGGGCTTTTTAAAAGAGCTATTTCACGTTAA
- a CDS encoding TOTE conflict system archaeo-eukaryotic primase domain-containing protein, with protein sequence MDVYAVRWESKNGKSGYSPVCINEWDRAVCKKPIIKCSDCQHRKFTPLTDDVIYHHLSGKRTVGIYPLLHDETCLFLAIDFDKNDWQKDTKAFLQTCHTSNVPAVIERSRSGKGAHVWIFFETPVSASLARNLGSALLTKTMEERYELTFNSYDRLFPNQDTMPKGGFGNLIALPLQGESRKAGNSVFVDEHFQPYDDPWAFLSTIRKMKEADVQAIIHGLIKQGHVTGIQDNETEGGQEDRPWNASLTNEIERITGPLPEKVKMVQSNLLYIEKVGLSPAVLNRLNRLAAFQNPEFYKAQAMRLSTFDKQRIISCAEDYPNHIALPRGCVDAVISLLQDYGVKTEVIDERCTGEKIEACFQGELYAEQKEAVKNLLAHDTGILSATTAFGKTVVAAAMIAERKVNTLILVHRKELMGQWMERLASFMDTPFKEIGQIGGGKQKRTGRIDIAVMQSVSRKGIVKDFVSEYGHVIVDECHHLSAYSFEQML encoded by the coding sequence ATGGACGTATACGCTGTTCGCTGGGAAAGTAAAAACGGAAAGTCTGGATACTCTCCAGTCTGTATTAACGAATGGGATCGTGCCGTATGTAAGAAGCCCATAATTAAATGTAGTGACTGTCAACATCGGAAGTTCACTCCTTTAACAGATGATGTCATCTATCATCATTTATCCGGTAAGCGTACGGTTGGTATTTATCCACTTCTCCATGATGAAACCTGTTTATTTTTAGCGATTGATTTTGATAAAAATGATTGGCAGAAAGACACAAAGGCGTTTTTACAGACATGCCATACATCCAATGTGCCGGCAGTAATAGAACGTTCGCGTTCAGGAAAAGGCGCTCATGTCTGGATTTTCTTTGAAACACCTGTATCGGCTTCTTTAGCCAGAAACCTGGGCAGTGCTCTTTTAACGAAAACAATGGAAGAACGATATGAGTTAACATTTAATTCCTACGATCGTCTTTTTCCAAATCAGGATACTATGCCAAAAGGTGGGTTTGGGAATTTAATCGCACTTCCCCTGCAAGGTGAATCGCGTAAAGCGGGCAATAGCGTATTTGTTGATGAACATTTTCAGCCTTATGATGACCCATGGGCATTTTTATCAACCATAAGAAAAATGAAGGAAGCGGATGTGCAAGCGATTATCCACGGTTTGATTAAACAGGGGCATGTAACAGGAATTCAAGACAATGAGACTGAAGGTGGGCAAGAAGATAGGCCGTGGAATGCTTCTTTAACGAATGAGATAGAACGGATTACAGGACCTCTTCCTGAAAAGGTAAAGATGGTTCAAAGCAATTTACTTTATATTGAAAAAGTAGGTCTTTCCCCAGCGGTGTTAAACAGACTAAATCGTCTTGCCGCGTTCCAGAACCCTGAGTTTTACAAAGCGCAGGCAATGAGGCTTTCCACATTTGATAAGCAGCGTATTATTAGCTGTGCAGAAGACTATCCAAATCACATTGCTCTTCCGCGTGGATGTGTAGATGCTGTAATAAGTTTGCTACAGGATTATGGTGTGAAAACGGAGGTAATAGATGAGCGTTGTACAGGTGAAAAAATAGAGGCTTGTTTTCAAGGTGAGCTGTATGCGGAGCAAAAAGAAGCGGTAAAAAATTTACTTGCCCATGATACAGGAATTTTGTCCGCAACCACAGCATTCGGAAAAACAGTAGTCGCTGCGGCCATGATTGCCGAACGTAAAGTAAACACCCTTATTCTGGTTCATCGAAAAGAGCTGATGGGACAGTGGATGGAACGTTTGGCTTCCTTTATGGATACTCCATTTAAAGAAATAGGCCAAATTGGAGGAGGAAAGCAGAAGAGAACAGGACGTATCGATATCGCGGTCATGCAGAGTGTAAGCCGTAAAGGAATCGTCAAAGACTTTGTGAGCGAATATGGACACGTAATTGTAGACGAATGCCATCATCTTTCAGCTTATAGCTTTGAACAAATGCTATGA
- a CDS encoding SET domain-containing protein gives MIEIKTSTLSNGEFNRGVFATRDIAKGTLIHEAPVIPYLNEEHVFIEQTVLADYVFEYGANHTAVVLGYGMLFNHSYKPNATYDINFENHTFDFYAYTDIRAGEEILINYNGDVDDKDPLWFSKGGEEYPLKENKECKNK, from the coding sequence ATGATTGAGATAAAAACTTCCACACTTAGTAATGGAGAATTCAATAGAGGGGTATTCGCGACACGCGATATAGCAAAAGGTACACTCATACATGAGGCACCGGTTATTCCTTATCTGAATGAGGAGCATGTTTTTATAGAGCAAACAGTACTTGCCGATTACGTGTTTGAGTATGGTGCAAACCACACTGCAGTCGTTTTAGGATATGGGATGCTGTTTAACCATTCATATAAGCCCAATGCCACTTATGATATTAACTTTGAGAACCACACATTTGACTTCTATGCTTACACAGACATAAGAGCAGGAGAAGAAATCCTCATCAACTATAATGGTGATGTCGATGACAAAGATCCACTGTGGTTTAGTAAGGGGGGAGAAGAATATCCCCTAAAGGAAAATAAAGAGTGTAAGAATAAATAG
- a CDS encoding NUDIX hydrolase: protein MDEYIDILNGEMKPIGVATRGEIHRQGYWHQTFHCWVILLEGDCPYILFQKRHPSKETFPNQLDISAAGHILKGETVEDGVRELHEELGIHVDYSELIPLGMYKGNYITETYKDREFNHIHLLKTNRNLDDFSIQQSELKGLYKIDEASFRALLQGKEQTVKAIGFEFNSSGAKEQKCLLVGRGDFAAQGEGYYDFVFRAIDNGLKIIVHSH from the coding sequence ATGGATGAATATATCGATATATTGAACGGGGAGATGAAACCTATAGGGGTTGCGACTCGCGGAGAAATCCACCGGCAAGGATATTGGCATCAGACATTTCATTGCTGGGTAATCCTGCTGGAGGGAGACTGTCCCTATATCTTGTTCCAGAAGCGCCATCCCTCTAAGGAGACTTTTCCTAATCAATTGGATATTTCAGCAGCAGGACATATACTTAAGGGAGAGACCGTAGAAGATGGGGTTCGTGAACTGCATGAGGAATTAGGGATCCACGTAGACTATTCGGAATTAATCCCTTTAGGCATGTATAAAGGGAACTATATTACCGAAACCTATAAAGATCGAGAATTTAATCATATCCACCTGCTGAAGACCAATCGAAATCTTGATGATTTTTCCATCCAACAGTCGGAGTTAAAGGGATTATATAAAATCGACGAGGCGTCGTTCCGAGCTCTCCTTCAGGGAAAAGAACAGACTGTGAAAGCGATCGGGTTTGAATTTAACAGCAGCGGGGCAAAAGAACAAAAATGTCTATTGGTCGGAAGGGGAGACTTTGCCGCCCAAGGAGAGGGGTATTACGATTTTGTTTTCAGAGCAATCGATAACGGATTGAAAATTATAGTACACTCCCACTAG